A stretch of the Archangium violaceum genome encodes the following:
- a CDS encoding AMP-binding protein encodes MAEKFGNAVARVNGSAYRQKGWWRDETVVDDLLRAIKNHPDKTAIVAARYFARDVTRISYAELGMYMDRFAGALRELGIGREQIVAVQLPNWWQFTAIALACARIGAVLAPIPPDYRRREVEFILGRTEAPVYIGPSSWTGFSHRDMLREMAPALPALRHRIFLGAGTSGLAEGELDFDAWLVSNRWEDRYPAGALDELTARADDVFNVLYTSGTTGEPKGVVHSYNTNYAITRALNETLGLGADDVISLPSLLTASSGFTYLFQMPVLLGATAVYLDVADPEFHLKLIEEHGISFMYGIPTYFLNMLAAQKRRPRKITTLKCLATGSTPVPPHLIAEVRDVFGVRLHTLWGMTENGAVTITRHEDPPDWPANSDGAPVPWMEVKIAPATAEDGSPFPDGAGRLLVRGASQCLGYFKREDIYNACVDSEGWFDTGDLARDDGRGGIRIAGRLKDIIFRHGLKIPVIEVESALYAHPKVKEVAIVAHADDRIGGERVCAVVVPREEAPSLNELREHLRKAGMSVSYWPDRLEIISEMPKTPSGKIRKFLLRERLKETSGSTS; translated from the coding sequence ATGGCGGAGAAGTTCGGCAACGCTGTCGCGCGGGTGAATGGCTCGGCCTATCGCCAGAAGGGTTGGTGGCGAGACGAGACTGTTGTCGATGACCTTCTTCGCGCGATCAAGAACCACCCGGACAAGACGGCGATCGTCGCGGCCCGGTACTTCGCGCGCGACGTGACGCGGATCAGCTACGCGGAGCTGGGGATGTACATGGACCGGTTCGCCGGAGCCCTTCGCGAGCTGGGCATCGGGCGCGAGCAGATCGTCGCCGTACAGCTCCCGAACTGGTGGCAGTTCACCGCGATCGCCCTGGCCTGCGCGCGCATTGGCGCCGTCCTCGCGCCCATCCCTCCCGACTACCGGCGACGCGAGGTGGAGTTCATCCTCGGCAGGACCGAGGCCCCGGTCTACATCGGCCCCTCGAGCTGGACCGGGTTCTCGCACCGCGACATGCTCCGGGAGATGGCTCCGGCGCTCCCCGCGCTGCGTCATCGGATCTTCCTCGGCGCGGGGACGAGCGGCCTGGCGGAGGGAGAGCTGGATTTCGATGCCTGGCTGGTCTCCAACCGGTGGGAGGATCGCTACCCGGCTGGCGCGCTGGACGAGCTGACCGCACGTGCGGACGACGTGTTCAACGTGCTCTACACCTCGGGCACCACCGGCGAGCCCAAGGGCGTGGTCCACTCGTACAACACGAACTACGCCATCACCCGGGCCCTCAACGAGACCCTGGGACTGGGCGCGGATGACGTCATCTCGCTGCCGAGCCTCCTCACCGCCTCGAGTGGCTTCACCTATCTCTTCCAGATGCCCGTGCTCCTCGGGGCGACGGCTGTCTATCTGGACGTGGCGGATCCCGAGTTCCACCTGAAGCTCATCGAGGAGCATGGAATCTCGTTCATGTATGGGATTCCCACGTATTTCCTGAACATGCTCGCGGCGCAGAAGCGCCGGCCCCGGAAGATCACGACGCTCAAGTGTCTGGCCACCGGATCCACGCCCGTGCCGCCCCACCTCATCGCCGAGGTGCGTGATGTCTTTGGCGTCCGGCTGCACACGCTCTGGGGCATGACGGAGAACGGTGCCGTCACCATCACCCGGCACGAGGATCCCCCCGACTGGCCGGCGAACAGCGACGGCGCTCCCGTGCCCTGGATGGAGGTGAAGATCGCCCCGGCCACCGCGGAGGATGGGAGCCCCTTCCCGGATGGCGCGGGACGGCTCCTGGTCCGCGGCGCGAGCCAGTGCCTCGGGTACTTCAAGCGCGAGGACATCTACAACGCGTGTGTGGATTCGGAAGGTTGGTTCGACACGGGCGACCTGGCTCGAGATGACGGACGCGGCGGCATCCGCATCGCCGGCCGGCTCAAGGACATCATCTTCCGGCACGGCCTGAAGATTCCCGTCATCGAGGTCGAATCGGCGCTGTATGCGCATCCCAAGGTGAAGGAGGTCGCCATCGTGGCCCACGCGGATGACCGCATCGGCGGCGAGCGGGTGTGCGCCGTCGTGGTGCCTCGCGAGGAGGCTCCCTCCCTCAATGAACTGCGGGAGCACCTCCGCAAGGCCGGCATGTCCGTCTCGTACTGGCCGGACCGTCTGGAGATCATCTCCGAGATGCCGAAGACGCCCTCCGGGAAGATCCGCAAGTTCCTCCTGCGCGAGCGCTTGAAGGAGACGTCCGGCAGCACCTCCTGA
- the lysW gene encoding lysine biosynthesis protein LysW encodes MQVQKQLEKQVDAAGINGCPTCAFEIVGDSYMEGEVVTCEGCSAELEVVGLKPLRFAEAPEVEEDWGE; translated from the coding sequence ATGCAGGTGCAAAAGCAGCTGGAGAAGCAGGTGGACGCGGCGGGAATCAACGGTTGCCCCACGTGTGCCTTCGAGATCGTCGGCGACAGCTACATGGAGGGCGAGGTCGTCACGTGCGAGGGCTGCTCCGCCGAGCTCGAGGTGGTCGGCCTGAAGCCCCTGCGCTTCGCCGAGGCGCCCGAGGTCGAGGAAGACTGGGGCGAATAG
- a CDS encoding transketolase family protein: MSGPQTEGADLASDPEAWLRENPKLPNRQIFRHALARFAEQDSRLVLLEADLGGAGDPFEARHKSRYFNLGICEATMLDMACGMAHVGHVVFAHTFAPFGAMRACEQVRLGMAYPQANVKLVCDYGGVSGAFFGPTHHAIEDLAILRAMPGMTVFSPADGLETILATRAMIEHDGPVYMRLGRNRVSRLEAQREGFALGRAHCIREGSDVGLIAHGEIGVSVALEAASRLEAQGVSARVVNMHTLKPLDEAAILETAERTRLLVTVEEHNILGGLGGAVCETVCAHGLGRRVLRMGIQDRYDPLAGSHESLLLGHGLDGASVAERVLGSLSRPHAVAPEPVTTRRN; this comes from the coding sequence ATGAGCGGGCCCCAGACGGAGGGCGCGGATCTCGCGAGCGACCCGGAGGCCTGGCTGCGGGAGAACCCCAAGCTCCCCAACCGGCAGATCTTCCGGCATGCGCTGGCGCGCTTCGCGGAACAGGATTCCCGCCTCGTGCTGCTCGAGGCGGACCTCGGCGGCGCGGGAGATCCCTTCGAGGCCCGCCACAAGAGCCGCTACTTCAACCTGGGCATCTGCGAAGCCACGATGCTCGACATGGCGTGCGGCATGGCGCACGTGGGGCACGTCGTCTTCGCGCATACCTTCGCGCCCTTCGGGGCGATGCGGGCCTGCGAACAGGTGCGGCTCGGAATGGCCTACCCCCAGGCGAACGTGAAGCTCGTCTGTGACTACGGTGGCGTATCGGGTGCGTTCTTCGGGCCCACCCACCACGCCATCGAGGATCTCGCCATCCTCCGGGCCATGCCGGGGATGACGGTGTTCTCCCCCGCGGACGGGCTGGAGACGATCCTCGCCACGCGCGCGATGATCGAGCACGACGGCCCGGTGTACATGCGGCTCGGCCGCAACCGGGTGAGCCGGCTGGAGGCCCAACGGGAGGGCTTCGCGCTCGGCCGGGCGCATTGCATCCGAGAGGGCTCGGACGTGGGGCTGATCGCCCACGGCGAGATCGGCGTCTCCGTCGCGCTGGAGGCCGCCTCGCGGCTCGAGGCCCAGGGCGTCTCGGCGCGCGTGGTGAACATGCACACGCTCAAGCCACTCGACGAGGCGGCCATCCTCGAGACGGCGGAGCGGACGCGGCTCCTCGTCACGGTGGAGGAGCACAACATCCTCGGCGGGCTCGGAGGTGCTGTGTGCGAGACCGTGTGCGCGCACGGGCTCGGCCGGCGGGTGCTCCGGATGGGCATCCAGGATCGCTACGATCCGCTCGCGGGCTCCCACGAATCGCTGCTCCTGGGCCACGGGCTCGACGGCGCGAGCGTGGCCGAGCGCGTCCTCGGCTCTTTGTCGCGCCCCCACGCGGTGGCGCCGGAACCTGTCACAACGAGGAGGAACTGA
- a CDS encoding RimK family alpha-L-glutamate ligase, translating into MKKIDLIYTRLRTEERMILDALRKRECDVELHQDSDLVLPLDAERWSGGNVVLMRSMSLTRSRYLAAILEVKGARVVNSSRAITTCGDKILTNLALAAHGVAMPWSFAGFEEEACVAEIERRGYPVVTKPAVGSWGRMVARIEGRSAAEGLMQMRFETGSAQDHVGLVQQYIDKPGYDLRVYVMGRTVGGIRRRSEHWVTNTARGAVPERYEVPESHAKLAERAAAAVGADIAAVDLLETREGEILVNEVNHCVEFARSIESTRLPLPELIAEYIAGVHP; encoded by the coding sequence ATGAAGAAGATCGATCTGATCTACACACGGTTGCGCACGGAAGAGCGGATGATCCTCGACGCGCTCCGGAAGAGGGAGTGCGACGTCGAGCTCCATCAGGACTCCGACCTCGTCCTCCCGCTGGACGCGGAGCGCTGGTCCGGAGGCAACGTCGTCCTGATGCGGAGCATGTCGCTCACCCGCTCTCGGTATCTGGCGGCGATCCTCGAGGTCAAGGGAGCACGCGTGGTGAACAGCTCCCGGGCCATCACCACGTGTGGGGACAAGATCCTCACGAACCTGGCGTTGGCGGCCCACGGTGTTGCGATGCCGTGGTCGTTCGCGGGCTTCGAGGAGGAGGCCTGCGTCGCGGAGATCGAGCGCCGGGGCTACCCCGTGGTGACGAAGCCGGCGGTGGGCTCATGGGGACGCATGGTCGCGCGCATCGAGGGACGCAGCGCGGCCGAGGGCCTCATGCAGATGCGCTTCGAGACGGGAAGCGCGCAGGACCACGTCGGGCTCGTGCAGCAGTACATCGACAAGCCGGGCTATGACCTGCGCGTCTACGTGATGGGCAGGACGGTGGGAGGCATCCGCCGGCGCTCGGAGCACTGGGTGACGAACACCGCGCGCGGTGCGGTGCCCGAGCGGTACGAAGTGCCGGAGTCGCACGCGAAGCTCGCGGAGCGCGCGGCGGCGGCCGTCGGGGCGGACATCGCGGCCGTGGACCTGCTGGAGACCCGGGAGGGGGAGATCCTCGTGAACGAGGTCAACCACTGTGTCGAGTTCGCGCGGAGCATCGAATCCACCCGCCTTCCGCTGCCGGAGCTGATCGCGGAGTACATCGCCGGGGTGCATCCATGA
- a CDS encoding transketolase, translated as MIAATTDAGLECPSDDGIGALEAHAKHIRRLIVRLAATPTGCHLGGSLSLVEILVALLGRVMRTRPGNPRWEERDHLILSKGHAAAGLYAALSEFGFFDPEELVRRYNAEGSIFTGHVNAKAPGVDFSTGSLGHGLGLGTGLSLGYRLRGLGNRVYVICGDGEMGEGSNWEAIQIASHQRLSNLTIIIDRNRGQNDGPTESILSQAALADRLMMFGFEAIEVDGHDLRALCNALEAPAKGTSPRAIIARTQKGAGVPMFKGKGPHYAVFTPEQLRRALVSMGEVP; from the coding sequence ATGATTGCCGCAACGACAGACGCAGGCCTCGAGTGCCCCTCCGATGACGGGATTGGCGCGCTCGAAGCTCACGCGAAGCACATCCGGCGGCTCATCGTCCGGCTCGCCGCGACCCCGACGGGTTGCCATCTCGGAGGCTCCCTCTCCCTGGTCGAGATCCTCGTGGCGCTCCTCGGGCGCGTCATGAGGACCCGGCCGGGAAATCCCCGCTGGGAGGAGCGCGATCACCTCATCCTCTCGAAGGGGCACGCCGCGGCGGGGCTGTATGCCGCCCTGTCTGAGTTTGGCTTCTTCGATCCCGAGGAGCTGGTCCGGCGCTACAACGCGGAAGGGAGCATCTTCACTGGCCATGTGAATGCAAAGGCTCCCGGCGTGGATTTCTCGACCGGGAGCCTCGGGCATGGGCTGGGCCTGGGGACAGGTCTCTCGCTCGGTTACCGGCTGAGGGGCCTGGGGAATCGTGTCTATGTCATCTGTGGTGACGGCGAGATGGGCGAGGGCTCGAATTGGGAGGCCATTCAGATCGCCTCGCATCAACGTCTGTCCAACCTGACAATAATTATCGACCGGAATCGTGGTCAGAACGATGGACCGACGGAGTCCATCCTGTCGCAGGCTGCGCTCGCGGACCGGCTGATGATGTTTGGGTTCGAGGCGATCGAGGTGGACGGTCACGATCTCCGCGCGCTCTGTAATGCGCTGGAGGCCCCCGCCAAGGGGACGTCCCCGCGCGCCATCATCGCGAGGACCCAGAAGGGCGCGGGCGTTCCGATGTTCAAGGGAAAGGGTCCGCACTACGCGGTCTTCACCCCCGAGCAACTCCGGCGCGCGCTCGTGTCCATGGGAGAGGTCCCATGA